The genomic window TTCCTTACATGAGTAAGAAACTTCAACGCCCCCTCGTGGTGGAATGATCAAATTGCTACCCCCCTGCTCTCTATTGCTCCTGATTTAATCTGTACTCATTCTTGCAATTATTTTATCAACCTTTGAAATCCTTTGGGTGCTGCTCAAAAACTTAGATCTCAATGCTTTGGGCCAAATGATGTGTCCTTCCATATTAAGCATCACTGCGACAGTTCCTTTGAATACATCTTCCTTATAGTTAAGCTTTACACTGTTTCTCTGCTGAatccaaaaaacaaatacaaatgagaaataaatgtattctttggcattaataaaaaaaaaaagacatgagtACAGGGTAATATGATTTGCAGTTAAAAAAATGCTGATTtattgtgcatatatatatttatatattctatCATACCTCATCTTATCGAGATAAAATGTAGACATTCGCACTCTTTAGATTACTTTGTAAGAGAAATTAATACAACTACAGCAGAGTAGTCCTTTGCATCTCTCTAAACAAACTGACCAGGATGCTCCATTGCTGCTGGGATCACTTCTTGCGAAATTTATTCTTCTTGCGATTCTTTTTCCCGGCGGAGAGGTCGGCTTTTTCCACTAGGATCTGcttgtattttttcttgttgtaactgaaacaaagacattttagtttttattttctgcagtacagtataagtacagtataatattgttaattatttatattacagTCTCGTTAGCCTTGGATAATGGCATCTGCTAAATACACTAACTATATACAACATCTACACAGATAGGATGGTCTTGGTtagagccctgcatttcagcccGACGGGCCCCGACTTATTTACACCCCTTGGGCCGGGCTTCAGGCCAATTTTCACGTCATAGTTCACACTATGGGGCACCACACACAGGGCATCAGGCCTGTTTtaggctcctcctccttttcatattttttagacattaattaattaaaataaactatgagaagttgatgatggtaaaacaaacagaaagacgTTTTACAACCCATCACAACATGGCCGCTGGCCGCTTGGTCATCgctttaaaaaacaagaactttaacaaacacaaaatgctcCGAAATActtttccattaaaaacaaaactgaactattttaatggctgcaacaggctgtgtaatggaaaaaaaacaaaaacaaaaacaaaaacacaggctCCAGTCGGACTCGGGCCAAGAATTGTGATCAGCTGTCGGACAAGGGCCGGGCTGGGGACTGAGCATCTTGGGCCAGGGCCGGGCCAGGGCCAGGCCAGGGCCTAGATTTGAGGTCCGTGCAGGGCTTTAGTCTTGGTTAAGGTATTGACCCGATAACCAAGTCATTGTGAGATTGTGTTTATTAACctgaaaatataaatttttgCCTTAAAATGATAATACTACCAATTCTAATTTAAAGAACCATGTAGTGGACCTTAAGGCTCACATTCAGCTGCAATACAAACCTCCTGAATTCAGCGTCTGCAATCAACTCCTCCACAATCGTTCTCTTCCTCTGCTTCTTCGGAATGCGTGCGTGATAGAAATCCACAGGGGTGTCCACTACCGTACCGACctgacacatacaaaacacacaagaaacaaATCGGACACCTAGGCAACAGAACAATACCACAGCACGGTCCAGAAGAGTTCAAACCAGCCACTCCAAACACTTCCATCAGGATGTCAAGAAACAGCATGTTGAAATGTGTGTGGACTGAGTTATACCTTTTCATTCAACACTGCAGTAAATAACATTGATAATTAACTCCAGATAAATATCCCAGAAAACCATTCCTAGGTATCAGATTTAGAAAATATTTATGAAGTTTCAACACCTGAAATTACTTTACAATTTAATTATATgaagaatgaaatacaaaaaatgaaccaaaatgtttttcattaaccctTTAACATTCCTACATCCTACATATCATATTCAGTAGAGAGATAAAAAGttagaacaaagaaaacaatgcaaatgaaatctaattttattttacattactaCTTTAATACTtacatactttaataaataacgtttatgataaaaacaaactacactataatgctaataaatacagtgaaacaaaaatatactcAACACACTGGAGCTCACAGGAAAATAACACCAAAACGCTATAATAAACAATGAGCAGTAGGGAGCGAAACCTGAAACACTAGACCGAGAAGCCGCGAATAGAACAGAATAAGAATCTTGACGTAGGGCACAGTACTTGTATTTTCCAGGAAGGAAAATGTTATCAGCCACCCTTACTCAATACCGTCTGTGAGGACAGAATCGGATCACAAACCTGAGCCATTAATAGTTATAGAGGGTGACTCAAATTCCATTCACTGAGTAATGCCTTCCATAAATCGTAATTTCAAGATTCAGACTCTGGCAGCTACAGGTTAAGGGGTGTAGATGTGTGTATGCAAGTGGAACAAAATGGACACAATAGATCAAGGGCCGTTTGCTTACCTGGAAATACTTAGGGAATCCCTCTCGGTCATTCTTCTTGTAAAATCGTTTGGGGTCCATAGCTGACCTCATCTTTAGGGCTTTTAGATCATTCTTTAACTCTTCAGTCAGTTCAGGGGCCTTCATGTTATACCAGCCATCTCCGGTGGTCTTGGCTTTTTCTTCCTGTGGGTGttaaacaaaaccataaaaaaaggaatccacaaaaacaaaacatataggCTGGGGCAGAAACTTTAGGGAATCATCTTGGCAAGTTATTGACAGCATTTACTGAGACAAGTCTCCACTGAGTGTAGGTTCAAAAgaagaaacaagaaaacaagaaaaataaaaaagcacgcTGCCTTTACCTTGCGTTTCAGCTTGAGCTGACGCTTTGATTCTTGGTATGGTGGTACAGCATCTTTCTTTTCAAAATCTGGAGTGATCACGCTGTTCTTTAAAAGCTGCAAACACAACAGATGCAGGAAAACCATTACACATTAAAAAAGGGGGAGAACCTAATCAAATCAAGTATTTTAACCTCTCAAACACTTACATTATCAAGCCTTAAAAGAGCATCATTATTTTTGGATTTGCAATTGAATACTTCAGTTGTAAGACAATATATCACCAAAATAGATTTCCGACAATGACAATTTTATAACAAGTGAAATGTACACACAACCACATTAATTCAACTCATTGATTTACCTCATCCTGATTGCGTTTCTCCTTCAATTTCTTTAGGGGATTAGGGACTGCCTTCTTTTTTCCACCTTCAAGATTAACACACAGTCCCCCAAACTCTTTCATATTTAGCCCTGGATCAATGCTGCTTGAGAGATCAGCCCTGGGAGACACATGTTCACCGTTACAAACTGGGTACAGACACGTTTCTAAGCACGTTTTGGTGGAAGTAACCATGTGACCATATCATGTattgcccaaacttctaaaaatagagattatttttaagtcatatcggcCAACCctacttttgtttttatatatatatatatatatatataatatgaactGTAAAGGATAAAGTAAAATCACAATTACATTTCTCAAGAAACATGGAAAAGGCAAGTAAGATTGcccaaatatatacaatttttttttttttttttaagcaattgaCACACTACTactatacttttttcttttgtaaacggATATCTGGAATATCTCAAAGCCTTGGAATAAGCAGCCACACACTTATCCAGGGCTTCAGAGAACAGTAAAGACTTTAAACAgtaaaagaataaaacagtAACAGAAGAGAAAGTTACATTCTTAGCCTTTGATACTTACAAAGCTGGGTTTTTGCTTTTGTACAGAATCTCAGTCTCATCATCTTCTTCGTCTATGAATTCTTCACTTTCTTCTCCTTGGTCTACTTCTTTATCGCTCACTTCATCTTGTTCGCTCTCTTCTGCTTCGTCCTCCCCTTCTGCATCCAGGTAATACTTTGTATCAGTCTGAAACCCTGGCCGAGTGTCTATGATGAACATATCGTCTTCTAGCGCAGAGTGCTTCTCATTGAGCTGGGTTTTGGTCTGGGAGGTGGATGGGCCTGCCTCATCGTCACTGTCTGAAGCGCTTCCCTCCTTCTCATCTCCGGCTTCAGGAAAACTACTCTCCCCCTCGTCCTCATCCTCACCACTACTCAAAAGCAAACTGACAGCTAGTGATGTTTCAGTAGCGGATGTCACACACTGTGGTTCCTGTGCAGTGCTACATGGTCCCTCATCTGCCACTGACCTCTCCACCATTTCCATGGTTTCCTCCTCCTCTACTCTCTGCTCCACTTTctcctctgcctcctcctccaTTCTCTCCTCCACTTTCTCCAGTGcctcctcctctgccacttTCTCCAGTGCCTCCTGCTCTACTCTctcctctgcctcctcctccaTTCTCTCCTCCACTTTCTCCAGTGcctcctcctctgccacttTCTCCAGTGCCTCCTGCTCTACTCTctcctctgcctcctcctccaccaCTTTCTCCAATGCCGCCTCCTCTACTTTCTCATCTGCCTCCGGCACTTTCTCCAATGCCTCCTGCTCCACCACTTTCTCCAATGCCACCTCCTCTACTTTCTCCAATGCCTCCTCCTCCATTCTCTCCTCTGCCTTCAATGTGGTGGGCTTTTCAGTTGGGCAGGCAAGCTCTAAAGGGGACTGGCATGTCCTTTTGGGGGATGCCACTATTTGTACAAGTTTGCTCTCCCGTGTTTGTTCTCCCTCACTTACTTTTGCAGCCCCAACTGGAACACTAGGAGAAGCAGCAGGAGATGAGGGGAGTTCTGCCTCCTCCTCAGCAATGATCCCAGGGGGTGACATTGTTTGGCGACTGCTCCCTGACCCAGTACGACTACTGCTGGGGGACTTGGAGGCCACCACTGGCTTGATGTCCATTCCTCTCCTGGAAGCAGGGCTCCCAGGGACAAGGCAGGTCACAGAAATGTCAGACTCGCTGTCTGATATGACCATTTCCTCTTGGGTGACTTTGGAAGTGGTCTGTCTGAGGGTGGCTCTTTTCGGACTTCCTACATCTGCAcattccagctcctggtgcAGTTTGGAAGCTCTACTTGTCCGTCTGCGGGGACTAGACACAGACGAGGTGGCAGATGTGTTGCCCTCTTCCTTCAGAAACTCAGGGAGAGGAAGCACATTCTTCCCCTTCCTCGTCCTCGCTGATCTGCGGAGGGCCGAACCCTGCAGACCGGACACACCGGAAGTACAGGATTCTGCCTCGGAGAGCTCGGCGTCTTCAGTAGGGGGCTTGGGTGCAGTACCGGAAGGAGCAACACTCCGCCGACTCCGGGTCACTCTCCGAGTTCCGAGGGCTTTCATCCCTAACGTGTCTGAACAACAGGATTCTACCTCAGAGATCTCCGCTTCCTCATTTGGGCGCTCAGTGGAGGCCTGGCTCTGCTCACACACCCTGGTACGGAGGTTCCTGGTAGATCTGCGGGTGGCTGCAGACACGGAGGAGGAGCATGATTCTGCTTCCGAGACATCAGCTTCCTCCGGTCTCCATAGATCCCGCAGGAGAACTCGGTTCCTGCGGCTGCCCCGTGAGGCAGACACGGCAGAGGAGCAGGACTCTGCCTCCGAAACCTCGGCCTCATTTGCGGACCCCATACCCTGCCGGCGTGGCTGCCTACTTGCGGTTCTTGCGATGCGTTTGGCAGTGGAGCTCGGCAGCTGCCCTGGAAGATCACCCAAACCCGGGTCCTCTGCATCATCATGCTGAGAGTCACTGTTGGCCTCCGATTGCGAGTCTTTCATCGCTGCTCTCCTTGTCCTCCGGGCTGGTGTATGAGTTGGGGAGACCTCCTGGGGTAGAGAAGAAAAAAGGAGCAGACCTTAATTCCAGTCCTGAAGGGCAACAGAGGTTCCTGGTTTTAATTCCATTGCTAATTGAAAGATACCTAAAAGTCCTGCAGGACTGGAATCTCCCAGACATGCTTAAATTATGAAGATGCTATAGCAGAGGAGACCTACTGATCTTTCCAAGACAATGGTTAGAAACCCTGGACCTGGAGGGACACAGTGCAAGTTCTGAACCTAGAAACAATAGTTGATAGGTTACATTTAGTAAATTAATGGCTTAGTCGGAGACTCgatgcagaaaaaaaacagtacaacacactgtggccctccaggaccgGGGTTTATATCGGTCTTCTACAAACTCCCACAATGCTCTCAAGTTGGTCAAATTGTTAGCCTTCAATGCATTCTATTACAAATACTTGCTTCAACCACCTCCTCAAATCATATAAGCACATTTACTGACTACTAATCAAACAATTCAcaagcagaaaatgacaaaatccACATTGGAAGGACCGGCTTTGATGTACTTAAAAGTATACATGTAACAATGACACATGCAAGCAAAAGtattacaatttaatttagGTAAGCAAAAAACGTCAATATAAAAAAGAATACAAACGAGAAAGCAGTTTCCAGGCATTATTAACAGATGgtcccaaaaaataaatgttacgaAAACAAACTTTCATCTATCTTATTACTTTCCTCCAAATGCATAGGTACTGGCTAATACATTACAGTGTAGGCTATAATTTACATTCCCGTCGAATTCCTCATAGTATTTACTAACTTGGTGTATGCTACATCGAGGGCATGTTTGCATTCCTCTACTTCCTAGTCATTAAACATAAATGTAATTCCTGCGTGCTCCATTTTTAATAATACTTAAACCTAAACTCATACTACCTGACTGATTGAAAACAGAAAGCACGACGTATGATAAAAACCGCTCGCCAGCGAAAGCCACACAAGTTCCTCTGTTTAATTCAAGAAGGCCAACGTGGTGCCCATATTTGAACATGCAGTTACACACCACCATGATAGGATGCCTTTTCCACCACTAACACACAGCCTTCTCCCTAAACTACAGGCTTGATTTCACGTTTAAACGACAGACCAAATTAAACAATCAAATCATAAAAACAGACATCATATAACAGCTACGTTTTgcatatttttaacatttagatGAACAGCAAACATATCGCATTTAGTGTATATCCCAAACGCGCCAGCGCTAATATACACACCGACGACGGGACGCAAGGACTTACCGCGCGTGCGGGCGCTTGCACCGACGCGGCGCTGCTGGGAGACTCCACGCGCGTGCCGCTCCTGGTCGCCACCATGTTGCCGTTTCACCTCCCGCTGCATCCACTTCCGCTTGGGGCCAAGTGAGGGAAAAGACTCGACCAATCTATCCACATGCAACTCGAACACAGATAGAGTCGATAGTGTGTCTAGGTTGCAAAGTGAACCACCACCAAACTGTCATTATTGATAGGTTTCATGAGATCTGATAGCTGGATCTCGGCGAGTATAATATTCTTAGCATTTaactaagaaaataaatcttaacAATCGGCTTAGTTATGTTTAAATGTGATTAttgatgtaaatgtaaatgtacattCACAGAAGAAATGAAAGTTTGCAGTATGTTGCAGTATACTAGTATTCCTTTACTAAATGCATGTCACCACCAGCAACCAGGATATTTTACACATTATCAGATATATGGCTCTAAGGAGTGACTACTAGAAATAAAACATCAATGAAGGTTTTGTACTTCACATTAATTTGGGAGTCTTAAGTTACTTTTCATTtcataacacatttaattttccatgtagtattaacttttgtttcaaaataaatgtttagttGTGTATGTGGTGTTAATCAAAGGAGAGGATccctattaaatacattttcattagatTGTAACATAGTCCTTGGGGTATGAATAGTTATGCAAtccactgtatacacacacacacacacacacacacacactatttagGCCTACACTTACTCTGTTGCTCTATTTAAGCTCTtaagattaaatacaaatataaaagtcaATCATTAAAAATGTTCAAATTGTTTATGAATAAAGACAACtagtcataaaaaataaattacactaaGAAGTGAACTACCTCTGAAAATCAAACACATTTTGTACCTAAATCTGGTGAAACCACTACCTACTGTGTAAATGCAAAGTTTAAATTGGTAGGCCAAAAGCACTTTGCAATCTGTTACTAGCaagatatatttttctttcaagaGCACAAGATGAACAATGCATGTCTAATTCAGTGAAGAAAACCAAAACCTGTGCGTTTACCAATGGGTTGTGTAgctttaataaacattttaatttatatgcatggaggcattttttttttttcccctccccccCTCAGCCCTCACCGTACTGATTTATTATTGAAAGGTCTTCTTCCCACGGGCACtaattcaatgcatttattacAATTCAAATAACCTTAATACACccaaatatgcattttaaaatattaaatcaataaagaCCAATattcaccaaaaaaaaaaaaaaaaaaaaaaaacagattacaaAGTATTTCAGTACACACCCAAATGATTGGATACATTtattaacacaaaattaaaaatccatgtacagaggaaaaaacaaacaaacatacatttaaatctaACGTGAATTTAGATATTCAGTGTTCAtcaaaaccttttatttttagtaaaCTTAATATTAGACCCAACTGATTCATGGGATTTTTTATTCTTCTGGAATAAACAGACAAGATGTAGAGATGCATTCCGTTTCTCCTTTTTAGCACTTGCCAATTTAGACAATCTGGTATCAAACAGACATAAATGCCAtggtttattatttatgtttacacCACTCACCTTTTCCAATTGCCTCCGAAAACGGCAAACGATAATAATGGTTTTGTTAGCGCTATTCCCATCCTCTAATTTTGTCCTTCATGGAGGAGATTCTCTTGTTTGAGGAGGTTGTCCTAAAACTCTTAATTTGCACTCTTGCAGGCCACAGTCAGAATTTTACTGCATCATGCGACTACTATAAAGTAAAACCAGATTTGGAAAAATACAAGACATTTGAAGGTTAACTTAAAACTTATTGCCAAATTCTAGCAAATTACTCAattaattgctttttaaaatggcaaaacCACTTAAGCCAAGACATTAGACTGTGGTCGATCATAGACAAAGGTTTTACATTTGCAGTTGGGTAAGAATATGGGGAAAGGGTTTGATTTAAAAAGTCAGATTACTAGCAGGAAACACAGTTAGTTTCTCTCCTCCCTGAATTTGGAAAgttaacaaataaa from Amia ocellicauda isolate fAmiCal2 chromosome 19, fAmiCal2.hap1, whole genome shotgun sequence includes these protein-coding regions:
- the dnttip2 gene encoding deoxynucleotidyltransferase terminal-interacting protein 2 is translated as MVATRSGTRVESPSSAASVQAPARAEVSPTHTPARRTRRAAMKDSQSEANSDSQHDDAEDPGLGDLPGQLPSSTAKRIARTASRQPRRQGMGSANEAEVSEAESCSSAVSASRGSRRNRVLLRDLWRPEEADVSEAESCSSSVSAATRRSTRNLRTRVCEQSQASTERPNEEAEISEVESCCSDTLGMKALGTRRVTRSRRSVAPSGTAPKPPTEDAELSEAESCTSGVSGLQGSALRRSARTRKGKNVLPLPEFLKEEGNTSATSSVSSPRRRTSRASKLHQELECADVGSPKRATLRQTTSKVTQEEMVISDSESDISVTCLVPGSPASRRGMDIKPVVASKSPSSSRTGSGSSRQTMSPPGIIAEEEAELPSSPAASPSVPVGAAKVSEGEQTRESKLVQIVASPKRTCQSPLELACPTEKPTTLKAEERMEEEALEKVEEVALEKVVEQEALEKVPEADEKVEEAALEKVVEEEAEERVEQEALEKVAEEEALEKVEERMEEEAEERVEQEALEKVAEEEALEKVEERMEEEAEEKVEQRVEEEETMEMVERSVADEGPCSTAQEPQCVTSATETSLAVSLLLSSGEDEDEGESSFPEAGDEKEGSASDSDDEAGPSTSQTKTQLNEKHSALEDDMFIIDTRPGFQTDTKYYLDAEGEDEAEESEQDEVSDKEVDQGEESEEFIDEEDDETEILYKSKNPALADLSSSIDPGLNMKEFGGLCVNLEGGKKKAVPNPLKKLKEKRNQDELLKNSVITPDFEKKDAVPPYQESKRQLKLKRKEEKAKTTGDGWYNMKAPELTEELKNDLKALKMRSAMDPKRFYKKNDREGFPKYFQVGTVVDTPVDFYHARIPKKQRKRTIVEELIADAEFRSYNKKKYKQILVEKADLSAGKKNRKKNKFRKK